A window of Pseudodesulfovibrio hydrargyri contains these coding sequences:
- a CDS encoding pyridine nucleotide-disulfide oxidoreductase/dicluster-binding protein has translation MEQTELRQWENRCIQEESPRCAAACPLHVDARECCSLLAARRVDKAWAVLARTMPLPGVLARTCDAPCKAACLRGEKGGPVEMGALERFLADAAQPPKPLRPLPRNGKSVAVIGGAMTGLCAAWEIARKGFAVTVYCEAPEVGSALPDGVLDAELAAMDRMGVAIERGVTPTQDLVEAQLEERDAVFVDSDGVPEAVRYFGEPDEVTLGTNRLGLFASRAGEVSPAFQAAAGRRAANSIMRFSQGVSMVKSRELEGPYDTRLYTNLSKVEPAAPVAVGEGYDEASAVQEAARCLKCECMECVKGCVYLKHYKQYPKVYVRQVYNNEAIVRGTRQANKMINSCMLCGLCDTVCPEDFAMGDVCLEARRNMIAKGTMPPSAHEFALRDMAFADGDKCVMARHAPGADSSEYVFFPGCQLTATDPGGAERAYADLRERLGKVGLMLRCCGAPAAWSGRDALFRESLSELKTAWQGLGSPRIIAACPSCIKILREAMPEAEIVSHWSILSALGLPRTALKTGGTLAVNDPCAAREDGAMRGDVRSLLDALGVSTVEPEYSGELTQCCGYGGLLNEVDPALGQAAAKARADAVDEDYVTYCAMCREMIARTGKTAMHLYDLVYPGEQRPGDRPTPGHSERRENRVRLRERLLRELWSEVDGVAAEEFEKVRVTCTEAGAAAMEERRILTSDVQKVLLQAERSGSHLVHGETGRFLASFRPAVVTYWVEFEKTDDGYLVHNAWCHRMKIKGGQP, from the coding sequence ATGGAACAAACTGAACTGAGACAATGGGAAAATCGGTGTATTCAGGAAGAGTCGCCCCGGTGCGCGGCGGCCTGTCCCCTGCATGTCGACGCTCGCGAGTGCTGCTCCCTGCTGGCCGCGCGCCGCGTGGACAAGGCGTGGGCCGTACTGGCCAGGACCATGCCGTTGCCCGGCGTCCTGGCCCGGACCTGCGACGCGCCGTGCAAGGCGGCCTGCCTGCGCGGCGAGAAGGGCGGCCCCGTCGAGATGGGCGCCCTGGAGCGGTTCCTGGCGGATGCGGCCCAACCGCCCAAGCCGCTCCGGCCCCTGCCGCGCAACGGCAAGTCCGTGGCCGTGATCGGCGGCGCCATGACCGGCCTGTGCGCGGCCTGGGAGATCGCCCGCAAGGGGTTCGCCGTGACCGTGTACTGCGAAGCGCCCGAGGTCGGTTCCGCACTGCCCGATGGGGTGCTCGACGCCGAACTCGCGGCCATGGACCGTATGGGCGTGGCCATCGAGCGGGGCGTGACCCCCACCCAGGACCTGGTCGAGGCCCAATTGGAGGAGCGCGACGCGGTCTTCGTGGACAGCGACGGCGTGCCCGAAGCGGTCCGCTATTTCGGCGAGCCCGACGAGGTCACGCTGGGCACCAACCGGCTCGGGCTGTTCGCCAGCCGGGCGGGTGAGGTTTCGCCTGCATTCCAGGCGGCCGCCGGACGGCGCGCGGCCAATTCCATCATGCGTTTTTCCCAGGGCGTGTCCATGGTCAAGAGCCGCGAGCTCGAGGGGCCGTACGACACGCGCCTGTACACCAACCTGTCCAAGGTCGAACCGGCCGCGCCGGTGGCCGTGGGCGAAGGGTACGACGAGGCTTCCGCCGTTCAGGAGGCCGCCCGCTGTCTGAAGTGCGAGTGTATGGAGTGCGTCAAAGGGTGCGTCTACCTCAAGCACTACAAGCAGTACCCCAAGGTTTACGTCCGCCAGGTCTACAACAACGAGGCCATTGTCCGGGGCACGCGCCAGGCCAACAAGATGATCAACTCGTGCATGCTCTGCGGGCTGTGCGACACGGTCTGCCCCGAGGACTTCGCCATGGGCGACGTCTGCCTCGAAGCGAGGCGGAACATGATCGCCAAGGGGACCATGCCGCCTTCGGCCCACGAGTTCGCCCTGCGCGACATGGCTTTTGCCGACGGCGACAAGTGCGTCATGGCCCGGCACGCTCCGGGCGCGGATTCGAGCGAATACGTCTTTTTCCCCGGCTGCCAGCTGACCGCCACCGACCCCGGCGGGGCTGAACGCGCCTATGCGGACCTGCGCGAGCGGCTGGGCAAGGTCGGGCTGATGCTGCGCTGCTGCGGTGCCCCGGCCGCCTGGTCCGGGCGCGACGCGCTGTTCAGGGAGTCCCTCTCCGAACTGAAAACAGCCTGGCAGGGGCTCGGCTCACCGCGCATCATCGCGGCCTGTCCCTCCTGCATCAAGATCCTGCGCGAGGCCATGCCCGAGGCCGAGATCGTTTCCCACTGGTCCATCCTGAGCGCGCTCGGCCTGCCGCGGACCGCTCTGAAGACGGGCGGGACCCTGGCCGTGAACGACCCGTGCGCGGCCCGCGAGGACGGCGCCATGCGCGGCGACGTGCGCTCCCTGCTGGATGCCCTCGGGGTGTCCACGGTTGAGCCTGAGTACAGTGGGGAACTGACCCAGTGCTGCGGCTACGGCGGGTTGCTCAACGAGGTGGACCCGGCCCTGGGCCAGGCCGCCGCCAAGGCCCGCGCCGACGCCGTGGACGAGGATTACGTGACCTACTGCGCCATGTGCCGGGAGATGATCGCCCGGACGGGCAAGACGGCCATGCACCTCTATGATCTGGTCTATCCCGGCGAACAGCGACCTGGCGACCGGCCCACGCCGGGCCATTCCGAGCGGCGCGAGAATCGCGTCCGTCTCAGGGAAAGGCTTTTGCGCGAGCTGTGGAGCGAGGTGGACGGCGTGGCGGCCGAGGAATTCGAGAAGGTCCGGGTTACCTGCACCGAAGCGGGCGCGGCGGCCATGGAGGAGCGGCGCATCCTGACCAGCGACGTGCAGAAGGTTCTGCTCCAGGCGGAGCGGTCCGGCAGCCATCTGGTCCACGGCGAGACCGGCCGTTTCCTGGCCTCGTTCCGTCCGGCCGTGGTGACCTATTGGGTGGAATTCGAAAAAACGGACGACGGGTACCTGGTGCACAACGCCTGGTGCCATCGCATGAAGATAAAGGGAGGGCAGCCATGA
- a CDS encoding DVU_1557 family redox protein: MSVITVPGTGAGGWRCGPCDEDMVMKPVELTYLNSQFNVELPACPKCGYVLIPEPLALGKMHQVEQLLEDK; the protein is encoded by the coding sequence ATGAGCGTGATCACGGTGCCGGGAACCGGAGCCGGTGGCTGGCGTTGCGGCCCCTGCGACGAGGACATGGTCATGAAACCGGTGGAGCTGACCTATCTCAACTCCCAGTTCAACGTGGAGCTGCCCGCCTGTCCCAAGTGCGGCTACGTGCTTATCCCCGAACCGCTGGCCCTGGGCAAGATGCACCAGGTGGAGCAGTTGCTGGAGGACAAGTAG
- the trsM gene encoding DVU_1556 family methyltransferase: MSLAQRPLWEREELRAVAGETLRPGGFTLTDRAAERIGLVPGQRVLDVGAGLGATVARLRSRYGVRAWGVEPSADQLSRADGQPGLVRGCGDRLPFRSGTFDALFCECVLSLFDDRPRGLAEFYRVLKPGGFLVLSDLCASGPLAGSGASCADRAAPLDETARLVRDGGFTIDVLEDHSAHLRDLAARLAWTGEGASCGCGRGLGYFLMIAQKQGAD; encoded by the coding sequence GTGTCCCTCGCGCAGCGCCCGCTGTGGGAGCGCGAGGAACTGCGCGCCGTGGCCGGAGAGACGCTCCGGCCGGGCGGGTTTACGCTGACCGACCGGGCGGCCGAGCGCATCGGCCTGGTGCCCGGGCAGCGGGTCTTGGACGTGGGCGCGGGCCTCGGGGCCACCGTGGCCCGGCTGCGCTCGCGCTACGGGGTGCGGGCCTGGGGCGTGGAGCCGTCCGCCGACCAGCTCTCGCGGGCCGACGGCCAGCCTGGATTGGTCCGGGGATGCGGCGACCGGTTGCCTTTTCGGAGCGGGACGTTCGACGCCTTGTTCTGCGAGTGCGTCCTCTCCCTGTTCGACGACCGGCCCAGGGGGCTGGCGGAATTTTACCGGGTGCTCAAACCCGGCGGCTTCCTGGTCCTGTCCGACCTGTGCGCGTCCGGCCCCCTGGCGGGCAGCGGCGCGTCCTGCGCGGACCGGGCCGCGCCGCTTGACGAAACGGCCCGGCTGGTACGCGACGGCGGATTCACCATCGATGTGCTGGAAGACCATTCCGCCCACCTGCGCGATCTGGCCGCCCGTCTCGCCTGGACCGGCGAGGGGGCTTCCTGCGGCTGTGGGCGGGGATTGGGCTATTTTCTGATGATCGCGCAAAAGCAAGGAGCGGACTGA
- a CDS encoding DVU_1555 family C-GCAxxG-C-C protein, with amino-acid sequence MLDDGGLRVLELAGKGYCCSQMMVIMALDEMDREDPDLVRAAGGLCDGLGDCSGPCGVLTGATLALGLYAGKGMDMEEPEDCLPVMIESLRDWFTERTLEYGGTSCGAILDGACGQPHPTRCGGLIGEANAKVREILVDNGLDPAEGRELP; translated from the coding sequence ATGCTGGACGATGGTGGACTCCGGGTCCTGGAACTGGCCGGAAAGGGATATTGCTGCAGCCAGATGATGGTCATCATGGCCCTGGACGAGATGGACCGCGAGGACCCGGACCTGGTCCGGGCCGCTGGCGGCCTGTGCGACGGCCTGGGCGACTGCTCCGGGCCATGCGGCGTGCTCACCGGGGCGACCCTGGCACTCGGCCTGTACGCGGGCAAGGGCATGGATATGGAGGAGCCTGAGGACTGCCTGCCGGTGATGATCGAGTCCCTGCGCGACTGGTTCACGGAGCGGACCCTGGAATACGGCGGAACCTCCTGCGGGGCCATCCTGGACGGCGCCTGCGGCCAGCCCCATCCCACCCGCTGCGGCGGCCTGATCGGCGAGGCCAACGCCAAGGTCCGGGAAATTCTGGTGGACAATGGTCTGGACCCGGCCGAGGGGCGCGAGTTGCCGTGA
- the trsS gene encoding radical SAM (seleno)protein TrsS yields the protein MSLSPRSVCPVCLEPIPARHATVGDETFLVKACPAHGEFRTVVWRGEPSFDSWARPKVPSGPRTAFTPVEQGCPLDCGLCDAHRQHTCTALIEVTWRCDLGCPVCFASSGKAAPPDPSMDDLGRLFDRVELASGHCNIQLSGGEPTVREDLPEIIRLGKSKGFPFIQLNTNGLRLGREPGYAARLAEAGLDSVFLQFDGTEDHIFQTLRGRPLLETKLAALDALAEAGVGIILVPTLVPGVNDRDMGNILRLAVDRSPAVRGVHFQPVSYFGRYPEQPGDHQRITLPEIMRGLETQTGGMLRAVDFRPPGCEHAFCSFHANYVVGERGGLTRLSSGGTCGCTPRPASEGADAAKAFVKRQWSSPDRQLPMAFDAVPDSGTPESGPEDALDAFIRRAATHTLAVSAMAFQDCWTLDLERLKGCCIHEVSPDGRLIPFCAYNLTSMDGETLYRGKCHGTNES from the coding sequence GTGAGCCTGAGCCCGAGGAGCGTCTGTCCGGTCTGCCTGGAGCCGATCCCGGCGCGCCACGCGACCGTGGGCGACGAGACCTTTCTGGTCAAGGCCTGTCCGGCCCACGGCGAATTTCGTACCGTGGTCTGGCGCGGCGAGCCTTCGTTCGATTCCTGGGCGCGTCCCAAGGTCCCGTCCGGGCCCCGCACGGCCTTCACGCCGGTGGAGCAGGGCTGCCCTCTGGACTGCGGGCTGTGCGACGCCCACCGCCAGCACACCTGCACCGCGCTTATCGAGGTCACCTGGCGTTGCGACCTGGGTTGCCCGGTCTGTTTCGCCTCATCCGGCAAGGCGGCTCCGCCCGACCCGTCCATGGACGACCTTGGCCGTCTGTTCGATCGGGTGGAACTGGCCTCGGGCCACTGCAACATCCAGCTCTCGGGCGGCGAGCCCACGGTGCGCGAGGACCTTCCCGAAATCATCCGGCTGGGCAAGTCCAAGGGATTTCCGTTCATCCAACTGAACACCAACGGGCTGCGGCTCGGGCGCGAACCCGGCTATGCGGCCCGGCTGGCCGAGGCCGGGCTGGACTCGGTCTTCCTCCAGTTCGACGGCACCGAGGACCATATTTTTCAAACCTTGCGGGGCCGTCCCCTGCTTGAGACAAAGCTTGCGGCCCTGGACGCCCTGGCCGAGGCCGGGGTGGGGATCATCCTGGTGCCCACGCTGGTGCCGGGGGTCAACGACCGGGATATGGGCAACATCCTCCGGCTGGCCGTGGACCGCTCCCCGGCCGTGCGTGGGGTTCATTTCCAGCCGGTCAGCTATTTCGGGCGCTATCCCGAGCAGCCGGGCGACCACCAGCGCATCACTCTACCCGAGATCATGCGCGGACTTGAGACCCAGACCGGCGGGATGCTCAGAGCCGTCGATTTCCGGCCGCCGGGCTGCGAGCACGCCTTCTGTTCGTTTCACGCCAACTACGTTGTCGGCGAGCGGGGCGGGCTGACCCGGCTCTCCTCGGGCGGGACCTGCGGCTGCACGCCGCGCCCGGCTTCGGAGGGGGCGGACGCGGCCAAGGCGTTCGTCAAGCGCCAGTGGAGTTCGCCGGACAGGCAACTGCCCATGGCCTTTGACGCCGTTCCGGACAGCGGGACCCCGGAGAGCGGCCCGGAAGACGCCCTGGACGCCTTCATCCGGCGGGCGGCCACCCACACCCTGGCCGTGTCGGCCATGGCCTTCCAGGACTGCTGGACCCTGGACCTGGAGCGGCTCAAGGGGTGCTGCATCCACGAGGTCTCACCGGACGGACGGCTCATCCCGTTCTGCGCCTACAACCTGACGTCCATGGACGGCGAAACCCTGTACCGGGGAAAGTGTCATGGGACGAACGAATCTTGA
- a CDS encoding DVU_1553 family AMP-dependent CoA ligase, with protein MGRTNLDCWLAGRMDRDTVPSVPELRGWLLERLRELVDHARQGSPFYNRHLSGARGADLDSLDAFSRLPMITPEHLRANPDALLSVSRDDIERVVTLSSSGTTGEPKRIFHTADDLEATVDFFGWGMANMVEPGGTALVLLPGARPGGVGQLLDEALSRNGSRAVAFGELTDAGEAVDRCLAEEASCVVGSPAHVNLLAHAWEARGLPKGAIRSVLLCWDVIPDAVRASVAERLGCRVFRHWGMIETGLGGAVECAPGSGMHLRETDVYVEIVDPRTGALLPDGEFGDMVVTTPLKLGMPLIRYRTGDVGRILAGECGCGSPLRRLDPLVRRRRDSVPLPSGPLTLRELNEILYGVPGVADFAARLENDTLYLTVCGDVAGETVLAALRNLPVVAGGLVGGSLGVEIENRRDAAPAVAGLEKRRIVVGS; from the coding sequence ATGGGACGAACGAATCTTGATTGCTGGCTGGCCGGACGCATGGACCGGGACACGGTCCCGTCCGTGCCCGAGCTGCGCGGCTGGCTGCTCGAGCGGCTGAGGGAACTGGTGGACCACGCCCGGCAGGGGAGTCCGTTCTACAATCGCCATCTCTCCGGCGCGCGCGGCGCGGACCTGGATTCCCTGGATGCCTTTTCCCGGCTGCCGATGATCACTCCGGAACATCTGCGGGCCAACCCGGACGCGTTGCTCAGCGTATCCCGCGATGACATCGAGCGGGTGGTCACCCTGTCCAGCTCCGGGACCACGGGCGAACCCAAGCGCATATTCCACACCGCGGACGACCTTGAGGCCACGGTGGACTTTTTCGGATGGGGCATGGCCAACATGGTCGAGCCGGGCGGCACCGCGCTGGTGCTCCTGCCCGGAGCGCGACCCGGCGGGGTGGGCCAGTTGCTTGACGAGGCGCTGTCGCGGAATGGATCGAGGGCCGTGGCCTTCGGCGAGCTGACCGATGCCGGGGAAGCCGTGGACCGCTGCCTGGCCGAGGAAGCCTCCTGCGTGGTCGGTTCCCCGGCCCACGTCAATCTTCTGGCCCACGCCTGGGAGGCGCGCGGCCTGCCCAAGGGGGCGATCCGGTCCGTGCTGCTGTGCTGGGACGTGATCCCGGACGCGGTCCGGGCCAGCGTGGCCGAACGGCTCGGCTGCCGGGTCTTCCGCCACTGGGGAATGATCGAGACCGGCCTGGGCGGGGCCGTGGAGTGCGCGCCCGGCTCGGGCATGCACCTGCGCGAGACCGACGTGTACGTGGAGATAGTGGACCCGCGCACGGGCGCGCTGCTTCCGGACGGCGAATTCGGCGACATGGTCGTGACCACGCCGCTCAAGCTGGGCATGCCGCTCATCCGCTACCGCACCGGCGACGTGGGGCGTATCCTGGCCGGAGAATGCGGTTGCGGCAGCCCGCTTCGCAGACTGGATCCGCTGGTCAGGCGCAGGCGCGACAGCGTGCCGCTGCCGTCCGGTCCGCTGACCCTGCGGGAATTGAACGAAATTTTGTACGGCGTGCCGGGGGTGGCGGACTTCGCGGCCCGGCTGGAGAACGACACGCTGTACCTGACCGTGTGCGGCGACGTCGCCGGGGAGACCGTCCTGGCGGCCCTGAGGAACCTGCCCGTGGTGGCCGGGGGGCTTGTCGGCGGGAGCCTCGGGGTGGAGATAGAAAACAGGCGAGACGCCGCACCGGCCGTTGCCGGCCTGGAAAAGCGGCGCATAGTCGTAGGGAGTTGA
- a CDS encoding XdhC family protein, with product MKAFVRDVAGLARAGAPFVLVTVVESSGSTPRSSGAKMAVRLDGTIIGTVGGGLAEARACRAAQEMLRSGVADGGARLMFVDMTQELAANSDMICGGGLSMLLELAASGGECACGYEELDGMLRKGVAATLTTRIEDGESPRVVGHDITEGRPVGDVPVFGRDGGSMVLAEPFIPPASLYIFGAGHVSRFTARVAAMVGFRTVVLDDREEFANRERFPEADEVVVLPSFAGCCDGFKDDAEAFVVIVTRGHLHDRNVLAEALRTKARYVGMIGSSTKRDQVYESLLSDGYTQADIDRCTSPIGLPLGGRTPEEIAVSIVGELIQVRAGKA from the coding sequence ATGAAAGCGTTTGTGCGTGACGTGGCCGGGCTGGCGCGGGCGGGAGCCCCCTTTGTCCTGGTCACGGTGGTGGAGAGTTCCGGGTCCACGCCGAGGTCCTCGGGGGCGAAGATGGCCGTGCGCTTGGACGGAACCATCATCGGCACCGTGGGCGGCGGCCTGGCCGAGGCCCGCGCCTGCCGGGCGGCCCAAGAGATGCTGCGGTCCGGCGTGGCCGACGGCGGGGCGCGGCTGATGTTCGTGGACATGACCCAGGAGCTGGCCGCCAATTCGGACATGATCTGCGGCGGCGGCTTGTCCATGCTCCTGGAACTGGCCGCGTCCGGCGGGGAGTGCGCCTGCGGCTACGAGGAACTCGACGGGATGCTGCGCAAAGGCGTCGCCGCGACCCTGACCACTCGGATCGAAGACGGGGAGAGTCCACGCGTGGTCGGGCACGATATCACGGAGGGCAGGCCGGTCGGCGATGTGCCGGTCTTCGGCCGGGACGGCGGCTCCATGGTCCTGGCCGAGCCGTTCATCCCGCCCGCGTCGCTCTATATCTTCGGGGCCGGGCACGTGTCCCGGTTCACCGCGCGGGTGGCGGCCATGGTCGGCTTCCGCACCGTGGTCCTGGACGACCGCGAGGAGTTCGCCAACCGCGAGCGTTTTCCCGAGGCGGACGAGGTGGTCGTCCTGCCGTCCTTTGCCGGGTGCTGCGATGGTTTCAAGGATGACGCCGAGGCCTTTGTGGTCATCGTCACGCGCGGCCATCTGCACGACCGCAACGTCCTGGCCGAGGCCCTGCGCACCAAGGCGCGCTACGTGGGCATGATCGGCAGTTCCACCAAGCGCGACCAGGTCTACGAATCCCTGCTGTCCGACGGCTACACCCAAGCGGACATCGACCGCTGCACCAGCCCCATCGGCCTGCCGCTGGGCGGGCGAACCCCGGAGGAGATCGCGGTCAGCATCGTGGGCGAACTCATCCAGGTAAGGGCGGGCAAGGCGTGA
- a CDS encoding DVU_1551 family NTP transferase — translation MQGLAAIIPAAGLSSRMGRFKPLLPLDGGTVLSRCVRLFTACGVERIVVVTGKRADEVAACAMEAGAMAVHNPAFEQGMYTSVLTGVRALKGDAEGLFMLPADIPLVRPETVRRLLDEFQRTRPAVLYPRFNGERGHPPVIGGEVVPAILAHDGQGGLRAVLDGFEPDARDLDVADFGTTHDLDHPEDYELALAVAGIGYPLEDECAALIRMQGVSDHIVGHCRAVAAVAQALCARLNDRLDERPGAVRLDPGLVLGAALTHDIGKGTKRHEAAGAELLREHGFSAAADIVAAHFDVTLADGASISEKEVVFLADKLVRCHGPVPLRGRYLEKVEMYKHEEGAEAAILGRMGRAEAVMARFDREMDGSAESVAREALA, via the coding sequence ATGCAAGGATTGGCGGCGATCATTCCCGCAGCCGGGCTTTCCTCGCGCATGGGCCGGTTCAAGCCCCTGCTGCCTCTTGACGGCGGCACGGTCCTGTCGCGTTGCGTCAGGCTGTTCACTGCGTGCGGCGTGGAGCGTATCGTGGTGGTCACGGGCAAGCGCGCGGACGAGGTGGCGGCCTGCGCCATGGAGGCCGGGGCCATGGCCGTGCACAATCCTGCCTTCGAGCAGGGCATGTACACCTCGGTCCTGACCGGGGTGCGGGCCCTGAAGGGCGATGCGGAAGGTCTTTTCATGCTTCCGGCGGATATTCCCCTGGTCAGGCCCGAGACCGTGAGGCGGCTCTTGGACGAATTTCAGCGTACCCGCCCGGCCGTGCTCTATCCTCGGTTCAACGGGGAGCGCGGGCACCCGCCGGTGATCGGCGGCGAGGTCGTTCCGGCCATCCTCGCTCACGACGGGCAAGGCGGGCTGCGGGCGGTGCTGGACGGTTTCGAGCCCGACGCCCGCGATCTGGACGTGGCCGATTTCGGGACCACTCACGACCTGGACCATCCCGAGGACTACGAGCTGGCCCTGGCCGTGGCCGGGATCGGCTATCCGCTTGAGGACGAGTGCGCGGCGCTTATCCGGATGCAAGGGGTCTCGGACCATATCGTGGGACACTGCCGGGCCGTGGCCGCCGTGGCCCAGGCCCTGTGCGCTCGGCTGAACGACCGCCTGGACGAGCGGCCCGGCGCGGTCCGCCTGGACCCCGGCCTGGTGCTCGGCGCGGCCCTGACTCACGACATCGGCAAGGGGACCAAACGGCACGAGGCCGCCGGGGCCGAACTGTTGCGTGAACACGGATTTTCCGCCGCCGCCGACATCGTGGCCGCCCACTTCGACGTGACCCTGGCCGACGGCGCGTCCATCTCCGAGAAGGAGGTCGTCTTTTTGGCCGACAAGCTGGTCCGCTGTCACGGCCCGGTTCCCCTCAGGGGGCGCTATCTGGAGAAGGTGGAGATGTACAAACACGAAGAGGGCGCGGAGGCGGCCATCCTTGGCCGAATGGGCCGCGCCGAGGCGGTCATGGCCCGGTTCGACCGCGAGATGGACGGTTCGGCCGAGAGCGTGGCGAGGGAGGCGTTGGCATGA
- a CDS encoding histidine phosphatase family protein, with protein sequence MIILVRHGRIENGKGRCVGRTDVPLSPDGLAQARNLADELGALPFARLCSSPADRALATLGPLAGRLGLEVEPLPALDEIDMGEWDGLSFDEIRKRFPYEYVERGKRLGRYRVPGGESFEDVAERAMGALEELARGPRPVLAATHAGVIRSVLCRVTGHPLDGLFRFTPGYARCTVLRADGAFELVADDVFARTVRELL encoded by the coding sequence ATGATTATCCTGGTGCGCCACGGGCGGATCGAGAACGGCAAGGGACGGTGCGTGGGCCGCACGGACGTGCCCCTGTCCCCGGACGGGCTGGCCCAGGCCCGCAATCTGGCCGACGAATTGGGCGCGCTCCCGTTCGCGCGGCTGTGTTCGAGCCCGGCGGACCGGGCGTTGGCCACCCTGGGCCCGCTGGCCGGACGCCTGGGCCTGGAAGTGGAGCCCCTGCCCGCCCTGGACGAGATCGACATGGGCGAGTGGGACGGCCTGTCCTTTGACGAGATACGCAAACGGTTCCCCTACGAGTACGTGGAGCGCGGGAAGCGGCTCGGCCGGTACCGCGTGCCGGGCGGCGAGAGCTTCGAAGACGTGGCCGAACGGGCCATGGGGGCGCTCGAGGAACTGGCCCGGGGCCCGCGCCCGGTGCTGGCCGCGACCCACGCGGGCGTGATCCGCTCGGTGCTCTGCCGCGTGACCGGCCACCCCTTGGACGGCCTGTTCCGCTTCACGCCGGGCTACGCCCGGTGCACGGTCCTGCGTGCGGACGGCGCGTTCGAACTCGTCGCGGACGACGTGTTCGCCCGGACGGTGCGCGAATTGCTGTGA